TAATATCTACCTTTTCGTTCTCAAACGGCTTGCCCTCTGCAACTTTAGTAATCAAATCTAATGCTTCATCACGAGTCAGCTCAAGGCTTTccaaatatttattattaatctCATGAAGCTTTAAAATTTTGTGGGAAGTATTAGAGAATACTTTCATCCCACATACTGGAGGAGACTGGAGAGCATAAGTGATCAGGCTAAGAAGCAGAGACCTCCTCTCAATAGTTCGAGACCAGTAACTTTTCCTTAACGATTCACACTGCCAAGAGAGAGATGATAAAAACATGATTTTGCAACATAAAAAGAAGAGGAACTGTTTTATGGTGTGTGCTCTTAAAGGTGCTTAAATTTGTTCTATTTGAATGCTACTAAATGTGAGCCTAGCATAAATATATAGAATATTACTAGTACCTGCATTTTTCGATTTTTGTAAACCACATTTTCACCATCAAATGTCCCTGTCATAAAGAACAAATGCAATCACAACAACGACCTAAATAATTCCTTGCAAATGACACTGAAGCAAGGGATAATCTTGGATCTACTATTCTCTTCGATCTCGACAGATGAAAACActatttgaagaaaaatgaaaagaaaaaaatgatgccaaaagcaaaagaaaaataccaACCTTTAAGGTGATTAACATTAGGAGTGGGTGTCCACCAAGGTCTTGATCGTGGGTCATCGTTCAAAGTCACAGATTTGCTTTTTCAATAAACTGCTTCTGGAGTTCTTCACTCCAGGACTTCATCTCCTACAAATATTTTTTAATGCAACACATCAATTTACACTTTTTTTAATCCATGTAACACAAATTCTTCATTTTGTGGACCATCCAACATATTCCAACAGGAAGAATCCTAACCTTTAGTTTCCCAAACTTTTCTACTGAGTGCTTCACCTCTAATACCATGCTTTCAACTTCTGATATCACATACTGATGAGATGTCTTAAGCCGCCTCGTGAAATAACCCAACTTGATTGCCTAAAAGGTGATGAATAGTAAACAGAACTGGTATTAACAAGACAcacaagaaataacacaaacatgcGCCCAGGTCATCAAAGTGTAAACTGTAAATGAAATACAGACAGCAATATGGGAAAAGGTAGTTGCTAGGGCTAGAGAAAGCTACATGTAACTAAAAATACTCCCAACCATGAAGTATCCAACCCCAGTATCCCatcacaagaaaaagaaaaaaaatggaagatAAATAACTTACAAGTGCGTGATCACCAGTGGCGTACGCGTCAAAGGTGCGTTCCCGTACATCAGAAAGATGGTGATCCATAAAACCTGAATAAAGGCGTAAGACGCCACCTAAATCTTCCAAATGTGGTGACGCCAACATTCCTGGCATTATATGCTCCCAGAATGTTTCCCATAGGATGTTATTTACATTCAGGGCTTGGTACCTATTCGAAAAGGAATAACTCAGCCAAGAGCAATAGATCCTAAAGTTGCAATACAGTCTAGATAGAACCACTAGACAACTTTTTCCAATTAATAATGGTTAAAAAtgttttacaaaatactagcctTTCAAGGGCCAAAGGTAGTGCGCCGATGTAAGTGTATAAGTGCATCAATGAAGTTGTGAACTGCCAACAGGATCTGCAGAACAAGAAAAATACAAAGGTGATGCTCATACATGAACACTAACATTAGAGTCCACCATCTGCACAAATGGATCCACGAAGATTATGAATAGAAGATGTGATGCCTGATATCTGACCTGTGGTTCTTCTGAGCCGAATTCCAGAACCATGATTGCTTCCACCAGGTAACCAACATTCTTGGTGCGCCAGAACAACTATCAACCATGCAACATAAATAAGTGAGAAGTAAACTTGaggaaataaaatgaaaacactAATTAGTGGAAGAATTATTAAATGCGATGTAGCACAGCAAATATAGCAACACAAAGGTAGGAAATTATTAATCCCGCATACAAGACAGCTTGACCTAATCACAGCAATCATGGTGAAGTACATAAAACTGTAACCAAGCTAGACCTAATCAGACACAAAGGCATAGTCCGTTTTAAACTTCTCTCCAAATCATATGGCATTTCAAAAACTAAAACGGGTGTTGGACTAAAGGAATACCTGCACCAGCGCATTACATGCCATGTAGAGATCTTGTCCCTCCCTGAAATCCAGGTACTCTTTGTATTGAAGATTTTTAACATACGTATCTCCTATCTTTAAATTTCTTGTTGCAATATCTAAGAAAATGGAAAGTTAATATGATATTCCAGGCATTAAAAACGAGATGGTAAATTATTCTGAATATAGAAAAACTATTATATTCAAGAACTATGTTTAAATAGTGAACATCTAGATGATGAACTTAGAAGAGCCTCACCCTTGATAGATAACTCAAACGGGAACCCAAACCATTCTTCAATGCCAGAGAAGGTAATCCTTTTCAGAATACTACGCGACTCGTCATTATCCTCCCCAAGATATGTTTGAAGACACCCACATAATGTTCTCCTTTCTTCCAGGACCAAGACTTCGAGGAACTTCTCAATATCAGAGATGAAGGTAGGCAAGTGACCGAATCTGAACTCACAAAATTTTAAGTTAAGATGAAATGCAGTAAAATGCCAAAATTATGATTGTATCTTCATGGACAGCATACATGATAAGAGGAACATAAACACGACATGGCAAAACTGTCTCCTAAAACAAACATCTAGGCGGGTCACAGGTGAGTACCAAGATAAATTTGAGACAAATATACTACCCGCAGCTAGCAATTAAAACATAAATAAGCAAGAAATAGGGCTCCAATCAAGAGATTTTGTTTTTCATATACTCTAAACCTTCTATACAGTGATCATTCGAAACGGTTACTAGTGAGAAAGAGACCTGTCAAAGTACTTGCAAATAGGCAACTGCATCCCATCATGCCTAATAACCCCGTCGAGAAATGATTTCCTGAACTCAATTTCGATATCTGCCCAGTAAGGGACAGTCGACTGCTGCAATTTTTTCACAAAAGCGGATGCAGTTTCTAATTTTTCTCTAGACAAAGGTCTTGGAAGAGCTTGATCATCTTCGGTCCTAGTAGACCACCTGCTGGCATCCTCCAACAAACTGTCCAGATAGTCTAAGAAGCACTTCCAATCATTAGTGCTGACACATTacagagaaaagaaagagagaaaagtcGACATCACAGTACTCGATAGTTTCACTGTAATTATCATGCACAGTATGAACAACCATGCAAGAGCATTAGATGATTGTCACGGTGCAGAAGCGAACTCTATCGATAAAAATAAGATTCGCAAACATACCCCTTCTCGAGTAACCCCTGAAAGACCGCAGTAGcatcagaataattcttttgaaGAGCAAGAAGCCGTCCCTGTCAACTCAAAGTCA
This DNA window, taken from Papaver somniferum cultivar HN1 chromosome 3, ASM357369v1, whole genome shotgun sequence, encodes the following:
- the LOC113360514 gene encoding N-terminal acetyltransferase B complex auxiliary subunit NAA25-like, encoding MPGMLASPHLEDLGGVLRLYSGFMDHHLSDVRERTFDAYATGDHALAIKLGYFTRRLKTSHQYVISEVESMVLEVKHSVEKFGKLKVRILPVGIWTFDGENVVYKNRKMQCESLRKSYWSRTIERRSLLLSLITYALQSPPVCGMKVFSNTSHKILKLHEINNKYLESLELTRDEALDLITKVAEGKPFENEKVDIISLMTYGVFSSEDTVQLDMVSRMISTFVADKLEDKQLPISFRGDDLALLSQIVAEPLAWMNLLFEVCIEFYGSKSKNLKRSNKELIGNTFIQSIKCLIGESTKIIDGIEAALNKELAVPSTGWQDFLSSGVEEKETGPGQFIKILETMCASSNVPTIQDVKREWSCKTVKGEILSAQRKTLEGI